The sequence AGTCTTCTTGTAACTGTTGGAACTCAGCTTCGCTAGTTAAAGCTAGAGGAGAATTTCTTACGAGCAAAGGAACCACGGATATGTAATTTTCCAAAAGAGTTCGACACTCATCGGAAATATCTTCATCTATAACTATTTGACAATCACTTAAAGAAAAGAACTTGCGTTTCCCATCATCAACTAAAAGTCTGGGAATACCGCAGGCATATTCTTTTCCTGTAGTCACAAGTCGCATGCCTTTCCACTCTTCGTTATGTTCGCTAGCAGGGAAATTTACATTAAAGCCCGATAAAATCGGGAGAGGGTTCGATAGAGCATACAAGGAGAGTCTTTTTAGTATCTCAGGGGCATGTTCTTCCTGAAAGAAAGAAATGTGTTGTTCTTGAGAAAAAGCTATGGAGGGGACACCTGATAAAATGGCTTCCATAGCAGCTCCAGCAGTTCCAGAATAAAAGATATTTCTTCCTGCATTAGATCCATGATTGATTCCAGATAGTACAAGATCAGGCAAATCATTACGGAATAAATCTCCCAAAGCGAGCTTAACGCAGTCTACTGGGCTACCGGAAACTGCCCAAGCCCCAGCAACAGGCTGAGGATAGTCCACCTTTTCTATAGAGACGGGTTGTGTATAAGAAAAAGACATGCTTTTCCCTGACTGTTCCGTAGTAGGAGCAACTATATAGAGATCAGCAAAGTCTGCTTTTAATAAATTTGCAACTAAAAGACTCATCCCTTTAGCGGAAATGCCGTCATCATTAGTTAACAAAATCTTTAATCTTTTGTGCATAAAATTACCGAAAAAAAATAAATCTTACTATAATTAAAATAGTAAGACTAATCTATAAAAATATGTTTAATTAGTTTTATTTTTTTGAGCTTTTGACAATCCATGTTGTTCAATAGCTAAAGCAATATTATGTCTTGCTTGAGGAAAAACATCTTCTAGTAACTTTAATGCTTCTTCTGTTTTTGTTCTTAAAGATACAACTGGGCAACGACAAGTAACTCGAGAAAATCCACTTTCCTTAGCGAATTTTCTTATCCAAGATTCCGGGGTAAGTATTAAAGGGCGTAAGATAGTAATACCGAAATGGACCATATCTAAAACCGGTAACATTCCAGCAAATTCTGCTTTATGTAAGAGATTCATCAAAGCTGTTTGGACTACGTCATCACGATGATGACCAAAAGCTACGGCAGTAGCTCCCACATCTTTTGCTGCTTGGAATAGTAAACGTCTTCTAACTTGAGAACATGAATAACACTCTGGAACTTCAGGGTCATAGGGAGAGGTTATCGAACTATAGGGGACGTGAATTTTATCACAAATATTAGCTAAATACTGCTTGCTTACTTCTGAACCGCAAGAATATTTCCCTCCGATATTCACAGCGTAAAGATCAAGCTTTGGGAAACCTCTACCAGAAATCGCTTTAAGCATTAAAAGCAAAGAAAGGCTGTCTTTGCCTCCGCTAAGAGCTATAACAATCTTAGCGTGATTTTCCAACATAGAGTAGGTATACAAAGCCTTACGCACTAGGCTTTCTATACGTTTACCAGATTTCGTCCACGGGGGATGTAAGTGTAGAATAGACATGGGGAAATAGTAAAAGGATAGAATAAAGCTTGCAATACAATATTAGTTTTTATGAAAACTTGTAATTGGTTTTTATCCTTAGCTTATTTAAACTTTCCTTTAAAAGCCTTGCTTTGAGAAGAATTGTATGACAAAAAAAGTTAACAGAAATGATCCATGCCCATGCGGTTCTAATAAGAAATATAAGCAATGTTGCCTTAAGAAAGATAGTCAACCAGCACGCTATACTTCAGAAGGCAAGTTCAAATTTTCTGCGGAAGTTGTAAATTCGAGTGCTGCAGACAATAGTTGCACGCAGTTGTTCCAACGTCTTTCTGGAAGCATCACATCTGAACAAAAGCAAGCGGTTGATACGTATTACGAAATTACGAAAAATAAAACTCCTATTGGAAAGAAAACCATTAAAAAAGTTCAATCTAAAGAAGATCGTTTGATTTCTGAACAATTGAAGAAACATAACTTCCAAGTTATGGATACAAGCTTGTCTGTAGATCCTTCCGGTAGAGGAGAAAATTTTGTTACGGAAGAGTTTATTCCCACCCAAGAAGATTACCGTATTTCAGAAAATACTGATTCTGACTTGGAAGAAAATAACCAATAGCGTATAAATTGACTTCCTATTGGTTAATTAAAGTTTTCTCTTCAAGCAATAGGGTTCCTGATTTTTCGCTGGAGTAGCTCAATTGGCAGAGCATTCGATTTGTAATCGAACGGTTGAGGGTTCAAGTCCTTTCTCCAGCATTCTCTGGGGGTGTCGCATAGCGGTCAATTGCATCGGACTGTAAATCCGACTCCTTACGGATACGTTGGTTCAAATCCAGCCGCCCCCAAGATTTTCTTTATTTCTCTTCTTTCTTTTTCGTTATTATTTTTTATTTATCAGATATAATTAATTTTACCAGAATTAAATTAAACATATTAAAAATTGACCTATAATTTATTATCTGATTTTTATTAGAAAAAAAATCGGAATAATAAATGACTATTTCTAATAATAACACTAATGATTGTTATTTTTCTATAGATTCGACTTTTGAAGGTGATGTTGCTGCTGGG is a genomic window of Chlamydia psittaci 6BC containing:
- a CDS encoding tRNA 2-thiocytidine biosynthesis TtcA family protein, whose translation is MSILHLHPPWTKSGKRIESLVRKALYTYSMLENHAKIVIALSGGKDSLSLLLMLKAISGRGFPKLDLYAVNIGGKYSCGSEVSKQYLANICDKIHVPYSSITSPYDPEVPECYSCSQVRRRLLFQAAKDVGATAVAFGHHRDDVVQTALMNLLHKAEFAGMLPVLDMVHFGITILRPLILTPESWIRKFAKESGFSRVTCRCPVVSLRTKTEEALKLLEDVFPQARHNIALAIEQHGLSKAQKNKTN
- a CDS encoding YecA family protein; translated protein: MTKKVNRNDPCPCGSNKKYKQCCLKKDSQPARYTSEGKFKFSAEVVNSSAADNSCTQLFQRLSGSITSEQKQAVDTYYEITKNKTPIGKKTIKKVQSKEDRLISEQLKKHNFQVMDTSLSVDPSGRGENFVTEEFIPTQEDYRISENTDSDLEENNQ
- the surE gene encoding 5'/3'-nucleotidase SurE, whose product is MHKRLKILLTNDDGISAKGMSLLVANLLKADFADLYIVAPTTEQSGKSMSFSYTQPVSIEKVDYPQPVAGAWAVSGSPVDCVKLALGDLFRNDLPDLVLSGINHGSNAGRNIFYSGTAGAAMEAILSGVPSIAFSQEQHISFFQEEHAPEILKRLSLYALSNPLPILSGFNVNFPASEHNEEWKGMRLVTTGKEYACGIPRLLVDDGKRKFFSLSDCQIVIDEDISDECRTLLENYISVVPLLVRNSPLALTSEAEFQQLQEDFDNFMSSESGVTLFD